Proteins found in one Sphingobium sp. V4 genomic segment:
- a CDS encoding TorF family putative porin, giving the protein MPPTDRIRRKAWLGALLLAGHAVPAAAQDAAGPTVTLEVVSEDRRRGLGWSGGDPVLRGTLSLPVADGLSLDGTATSLWGSARHGGADAAIDLGASYARQLGGFRLTAEGRYHLFPGASDQGYGEVGAIAGFTLGPASVDLGARYAPRQSAIGGDNLYLSTSAAIGIPGTPLTLSGHLGRSSGDVRSPLRAARLRPDGGYWDHGVALDWYRGRWSAGLRYADTDIAATGNTHAGATLIGRVGLTL; this is encoded by the coding sequence TTGCCTCCAACTGATCGCATCCGCCGCAAGGCATGGCTGGGGGCGCTGCTGCTCGCCGGCCATGCCGTTCCGGCCGCCGCCCAGGATGCCGCCGGCCCGACCGTCACGCTCGAAGTCGTCAGCGAAGATCGCCGCCGCGGCCTCGGCTGGAGCGGCGGCGATCCGGTGCTGCGCGGCACCCTGTCCCTCCCGGTCGCAGACGGCCTCAGCCTCGACGGCACGGCGACCAGCCTTTGGGGCAGCGCGCGTCATGGCGGCGCCGACGCGGCCATCGACCTGGGCGCCAGCTATGCCCGGCAACTGGGGGGCTTCCGCCTGACGGCCGAGGGGCGCTACCATCTCTTCCCCGGTGCGTCCGACCAGGGCTATGGCGAAGTCGGCGCGATCGCTGGCTTCACCCTCGGCCCGGCCAGCGTCGATCTCGGCGCCCGCTATGCCCCGCGCCAATCGGCGATCGGCGGCGACAATCTCTATCTCTCGACCAGCGCCGCCATCGGCATCCCGGGCACCCCGCTTACCCTGTCCGGCCATCTCGGCCGGTCATCGGGCGACGTTCGCAGCCCCCTCCGCGCCGCGCGCCTGCGGCCCGATGGCGGCTATTGGGACCATGGCGTCGCGCTCGACTGGTATCGCGGCCGCTGGTCCGCGGGCCTGCGCTACGCCGACACGGACATCGCCGCCACCGGCAATACCCATGCCGGGGCAACCTTGATCGGACGGGTGGGCCTGACCCTGTAA
- a CDS encoding MAPEG family protein, whose protein sequence is MPVELTILAWGMILLLVHIFAAAHVKTKQYGAKWNMGARDERLPQLNPLGGRLSRAQANYMETLPIAIVALIGVVVAGRTSEWTALGGWIWLGARIVYLPLYGLGIPVVRTIMFFASLVGLLIILWPLLGI, encoded by the coding sequence ATGCCCGTCGAACTCACGATCCTGGCCTGGGGCATGATCCTGCTCCTCGTCCACATCTTCGCCGCCGCCCATGTGAAGACGAAGCAATATGGCGCCAAATGGAATATGGGCGCCCGCGACGAACGGCTGCCCCAGCTCAATCCCCTCGGCGGCCGCCTCTCCCGTGCCCAGGCCAATTATATGGAAACACTGCCCATCGCCATCGTCGCCTTGATCGGGGTCGTGGTGGCGGGCAGGACCAGCGAGTGGACCGCGCTGGGCGGCTGGATCTGGCTGGGTGCGCGCATCGTCTATCTGCCGCTCTACGGCCTCGGCATCCCGGTCGTCCGCACGATCATGTTCTTCGCCAGCCTGGTCGGGCTGCTCATCATCCTCTGGCCGCTGCTCGGCATCTGA